A genome region from Bombus pyrosoma isolate SC7728 linkage group LG14, ASM1482585v1, whole genome shotgun sequence includes the following:
- the LOC122574933 gene encoding ATP-binding cassette sub-family B member 6 encodes MNTTMTYCPPNITFSDIWVDHGMSKCFMDTISIAIISSYLLIFGTIQLWMYRKYGTETAATLLPRNKLYNVQKFFLYFVPILSVVRIILQGTVLNDNKIYGYMILTTVLTIIVYPYSIYILKVERHKLLPSVPPQGHGLVLLGFWTLAFVAENVVFVNIGKVEWWFHLNTLTDQIEMALFILRYVSNLIIFALGLKAPGITGNTDSEYHTLNNDPAPRSRYYQGRPEDTSSTWKNAWYKIKTLTPFLWPKSFMLQLRVTFCFGLLILGRLINLYVPIYNKKIVDSVTDIPLLFRWDLILIYVAFKFLQGGGTGGMGLLNNLRSFLWIRIQQYTTREIEVELFRHLHSLSLRWHLGRKTGEVLRVMDRGTDSVNNLLNYILFSIVPTIVDIIVAIAFFVAAYNKWFGLIVFLTMSLYIAATILVTEWRTKFQRRMNLADNAQKARSVDSLLNFETVKYYGAESYEVDSYRKAILEFQAAEWKSMITLNILNTLQNIIVCSGLLAGSLLCLHMVITKQGLTIGDYVLFASYIIQLYVPLNWFGTYYRAIQKNFVDMENMFDLLREDQEIIDAPGAGPLIVKRGLLEFLNVTFSYTPEKVILKNVSFVVPAGKTVALVGPSGAGKSTIIRLLFRFYDVEQGAILIDGQNIKTVTQDSVRRAIGVVPQDTVLFNNTIKYNIQYGHIEAIDADVISAARNADIHERILSFPNGYDTQVGERGLRLSGGEKQRVAIARTILKEPAIVLLDEATSALDTQTERNIQTALNKVCANRTTIIIAHRLSTIIHADQILVLQDGEIVERGKHEELISYNGKYHSMWQAQLQNDQEATKDSNDDAPESKTIKS; translated from the exons ATGAATACTACGATGACTTACTGTCCTCCAAATATTACCTTCTCCGATATTTGGGTGGACCATGGAATGTCCAAATGCTTCATGGACACTATCAGTATtgcaattatttcttcatatttattaatttttggtaCAATTCAACTTTGGATGTATCGGAAATATGGGACAGAAACTGCGGCAACTTTATTACctagaaataaattgtacaatgttcaaaaattcttcctttattttgtTCCAATACTTAGTGTAGTAAGAATAATTCTACAAGGAACAGTTTTGaatgacaataaaatatatggttACATG attctCACAACAGTATTAACAATAATTGTGTATCCATATTCAATATACATACTAAAGGTAGAAAGGCATAAACTGTTACCAAGTGTGCCACCACAAGGACATGGACTTGTATTATTGGGCTTTTGGACTTTAGCATTTGTTGCAGAAAATGTTGTGTTTGTTAATATTGGTAAAGTTGAATGGTGGTTTCATTTAAATAC ATTAACAGACCAGATTGAGATGGCACTGTTCATTCTACGTTATGTTAGCAACCTTATTATCTTTGCTCTAGGTCTCAAAGCTCCAGGAATAACTGGCAATACAGATTCTGAATATCATACTTTAAATAATGATCCAGCTCCACGGTCAAGATATTATCAAGGT AGACCCGAGGATACCAGTTCTACATGGAAGAATGCATGGTATAAGATAAAAACTTTGACACCATTCTTATGGCCAAAATCTTTCATGCTCCAACTCCGTGTTACTTTTTGTTTTGGACTACTTATATTGGGACGTTTAATAAACTTATATGTCccaatttataataaaaaaattgtggATAGTGTCACTGACATTCCTCTATTATTTAG GTGGGAccttatattaatatatgtagcATTCAAATTCTTACAAGGTGGCGGTACAGGTGGTATGGGGTTACTAAATAATCTTAGGTCATTTCTGTGGATTCGTATACAACAGTATACAACTCGAGAAATTGAAGTAGAATTGTTTAg aCACTTACACAGCTTAAGTTTACGCTGGCATCTAGGAAGAAAAACTGGAGAGGTTTTAAGAGTTATGGATCGCGGGACAGACTCTGTAAACAATCTTCTCAATTACATCTTGTTTTCAATTGTTCCAACAATTGTTGATATCATTGTAGCTATTGCATTCTTTGTTGCTGCTTACAATAAGTGGTTTGGCTTAATTGTATTTCTGACTATGAGCCTTTATATAG cTGCTACAATCTTGGTTACTGAGTGGCGTACTAAGTTCCAGAGACGCATGAACTTAGCAGATAATGCTCAAAAAGCACGAAGTGTAGACAGTTTACTTAATTTTGAAACTGTTAAATATTATGGGGCAGAATCATATGAAGTCGATAGTTATAGAAAAGCAATATTGGAATTCCAAGCTGCAGAATGGAAATCAAtgataacattaaatattttaaatactttacaaaatataattgtttgcAGCGGTTTACTTGCTGGTTCTTTACTTTGCTTACATATG GTTATAACCAAACAAGGTTTAACTATTGGTGACTATGTTTTATTTGCGAGTTATATCATTCAGCTTTACGTGCCACTAAATTGGTTTGGAACATATTATCG cgcaatacaaaaaaattttgttgacATGGAAAATATGTTTGATCTTCTGAGAGAAGATCAAGAAATTATTGATGCTCCAGGTGCTGGTCCATTAATAGTGAAACGTGGCTTACTAGAATTTTTGAATGTGACATTTAGTTACACACCCgaaaaagttatattaaaaaatgttagcTTCGTCGTGCCAGCAGGAAAGACTGTTGCATTGGTTGGACCATCTGGAGCAGGAAAATCTACTATTATACGACTATTATTCAGATTTTATGATGTGGAACAGGGTGCAATTTTGATTGACggtcaaaatattaaaaccgTCACTCAGGATTCTGTGAGACGAGCTATAGGTGTTGTACCTCAAGATacagtattatttaataataccaTAAAGTACAATATTCAGTATGGACATATCGAAGCTATAGATGCGGATGTAATATCAGCAGCTCGAAACGCGGACATTCATGAGagaattctttcatttccaaATGGTTATGATACACAG GTCGGTGAAAGAGGTCTCCGTTTAAGTGGCGGAGAAAAACAACGCGTTGCTATCGCGCGTACGATACTGAAAGAACCAGCGATCGTACTTTTAGATGAAGCAACAAGTGCACTTGATACGCAAACAGAACGTAACATTCAAACAGCGTTAAACAAAGTTTGTGCTAATCGAACGACTATCATCATAGCACACAGATTATCTACGATAATACATGCCGACCAAATTCTTGTTTTACAAGACGGAGAAATCGTAGAGAGAGGCAAACACGAAGAATTGATTTCTTATAATGGAAAGTACCATTCCATGTGGCAAGCACAATTGCAAAATGATCAGGAGGCTACCAAAGATTCAAACGATGACGCTCCAGAAAgcaaaacaataaaatcataa
- the LOC122574937 gene encoding serine/threonine-protein kinase 16 isoform X1 — translation MNSLGLSLILKMGCICSKETITINSRKYTVREHLGEGGFSTVLLVEDTITHKKYAIKKIICHGLEDQRLAAKEIEYYNLVKHPNIIECIDSTYKGTADPIANATSEVLIVLPYYHRGTLANELERRAKNKDYMSALDILNIFLQICEGVKAFHETTPEPLAHRDLKTANIVLDDGNTPILMDLGSVAPARVKICGSQAAQTLQDLAAERCSMPYKAPELFNVESYCMVDERTDIWSLGCILYALCYFKSPFDAVYERGDSVALAVMSANITFPEDAPYTEEMQNLILSMLKVNPMERPYIYSVIENVQDYISKLENKV, via the exons ATGAATAGCCTTGGTTTAAGCTTGATTTTAAAAATGGGCTGTATATGCTCAAAGGAaacaataacgataaattcaagaaaataCACGGTTCGTGAACATCTTGGAGAAGG TGGATTTAGCACTGTACTCTTGGTAGAAGATACAATTACTCACAAGAAGTATGCCATTAAAAAGATCATTTGCCATGGATTAGAAGATCAGAGATTAGCAgcaaaagaaatagaatactATAATCTTGTAAAACATCCAAATATTATAGAATGTATTGATTCTACCTATAAAGGAACAGCAGATCCTATTGCTAATGCAACAAGTGAAGTACTGATTGTTTTACCATATTATCAT AGAGGTACCCTTGCAAATGAATTGGAAAGACGTGCTAAAAATAAGGATTACATGAGTGCactagatattttaaatatttttttacaaatatgcGAAGGTGTAAAAGCATTTCACGAAACAACTCCAGAACCTCTTGCTCACAGAGATTTAAAGACTGCGAATATTGTCCTTGATGATGGAAATACTCCCATTTTAATGGATCTag GTTCTGTAGCTCCAGCCAGAGTTAAGATATGCGGTTCACAAGCAGCACAAACTTTACAGGACTTAGCAGCTGAAAGATGTTCAATGCCATATAAAGCACCAGAATTATTCAATGTTGAAAGTTATTGTATGGTAGATGAACGAACAGATATTTGG TCATTAGGATGCATTCTTTATGCATTGTGTTATTTTAAATCGCCGTTTGACGCGGTATATGAAAGGGGAGATAGTGTTGCTTTAGCTGTAATGAGCGcaaatattacatttccaGAAGATGCTCCATATACGGAG gaaatgcaaaatttgattttatcaaTGTTAAAGGTAAATCCTATGGAACGTCCTTATATATACAGTGTTATAGAAAACGTACAAGATTATATCTCGAAGTTAGAAAACAAAGTATAA
- the LOC122574937 gene encoding serine/threonine-protein kinase 16 isoform X2 — protein sequence MNSLGLSLILKMGCICSKETITINSRKYTVREHLGEGGFSTVLLVEDTITHKKYAIKKIICHGLEDQRLAAKEIEYYNLVKHPNIIECIDSTYKGTADPIANATSEVLIVLPYYHRGTLANELERRAKNKDYMSALDILNIFLQICEGVKAFHETTPEPLAHRDLKTANIVLDDGNTPILMDLGSVAPARVKICGSQAAQTLQDLAAERCSMPYKAPELFNVESYCMVDERTDIWSLGCILYALCYFKSPFDAVYERGDSVALAVMSANITFPEDAPYTEEMQNLILSMLKAIFYTYIMFIVLQKEKCNIIMQ from the exons ATGAATAGCCTTGGTTTAAGCTTGATTTTAAAAATGGGCTGTATATGCTCAAAGGAaacaataacgataaattcaagaaaataCACGGTTCGTGAACATCTTGGAGAAGG TGGATTTAGCACTGTACTCTTGGTAGAAGATACAATTACTCACAAGAAGTATGCCATTAAAAAGATCATTTGCCATGGATTAGAAGATCAGAGATTAGCAgcaaaagaaatagaatactATAATCTTGTAAAACATCCAAATATTATAGAATGTATTGATTCTACCTATAAAGGAACAGCAGATCCTATTGCTAATGCAACAAGTGAAGTACTGATTGTTTTACCATATTATCAT AGAGGTACCCTTGCAAATGAATTGGAAAGACGTGCTAAAAATAAGGATTACATGAGTGCactagatattttaaatatttttttacaaatatgcGAAGGTGTAAAAGCATTTCACGAAACAACTCCAGAACCTCTTGCTCACAGAGATTTAAAGACTGCGAATATTGTCCTTGATGATGGAAATACTCCCATTTTAATGGATCTag GTTCTGTAGCTCCAGCCAGAGTTAAGATATGCGGTTCACAAGCAGCACAAACTTTACAGGACTTAGCAGCTGAAAGATGTTCAATGCCATATAAAGCACCAGAATTATTCAATGTTGAAAGTTATTGTATGGTAGATGAACGAACAGATATTTGG TCATTAGGATGCATTCTTTATGCATTGTGTTATTTTAAATCGCCGTTTGACGCGGTATATGAAAGGGGAGATAGTGTTGCTTTAGCTGTAATGAGCGcaaatattacatttccaGAAGATGCTCCATATACGGAG gaaatgcaaaatttgattttatcaaTGTTAAAG gcaattttttatacatacataatgtTTATTGTCCTACAAAAAGAGAAATGCAATATTATAATGCAATAA